DNA sequence from the Megalops cyprinoides isolate fMegCyp1 chromosome 24, fMegCyp1.pri, whole genome shotgun sequence genome:
aaacaacacagagacaagcagggtagatatagggctgggctgattaggagatgggaagcaggtgtgcaggcaggcgggtggagacaatcaggtgggcggagacagggcggagagcggggcagggctagaacacaaggaaaacaaaggcacatggacagggaaaaacaaaaacacaacagctagggggcggagccctgacagcctTAGCCAGCAGATTTCGTGTACCAAATCGAACAATATTAGACTTTCTGAGGAGAAGTTTTTTCTGGGAGGAGCTCTCTTTGGGGAAGACTGGACTCTGTTCCTGTTTCATCTAGAGATTTGCTGTCTTGATCCGCAATCAGGCATTTCAGTGTCCACacaatgtataaatgtttgttCTGTCGTTTTTTGCTTGCATTGATTtgaacagattttttatttgatgtattaTTTTGCTGACTGGAATGAATGACTCtgcctcattcatttttttacaggaaGAGATTGAAGCACAGGCTAAATCTGACAAAATCAAACTGGCCCTGGAAAAGCTGAAAGAGGCCAAAGTCAAAAAGGTAACACCTTTAAAAGTGCTGCTCCCCCACTGAAATAATACAGTTTTGCAGATTTGCAGTACTGTCTAAGCCATTGCATACCATCATGTAAAATTGGTATGTATATAATAAcaaagattaaataaatatgttacagAACAGCTATGTGTAGGTTCACTGCAGCATCTTAGTAATGGTGGGTTCCTTTTGGGACTCTGCAGCATCTTACTGATGGTGGGTCCCTCTTCGGTGGCTATAGCATCTTAGTGACAGTGGGGTCCTATTGGGTGGCTACAGCATCTTAGTGATGGTGGGTTCCTCTTGGGTGGCTACAGCATCTTAGTGACAGTGGTGTCCTATTGGGTGGCTACAGCATCTTAGGGATGGTGAGCTCCTCTTGGGTGGCTACAGCATCTTAGTGATGGCGGGTTCATTTTGCTTCACAATAGCTGGTGATTAAAGTCCTCATGAACGACGGCAGCTCAAAGACCCTGATGGTGGATGAGAGGCAGACAGTGCGGGACGTCCTGGACAACCTTTTCGAGAAGACACATTGCGACTGTGGTGTGGACTGGACTCTGTACGAGACCAACCCTGAGCTGCAGATAGGTGAGGCGCACTTTCGTCCTTATTTATATCCACGCAAGTCAGAGCACAATCCAAAATCAAAGgaatacattataaaatgcTCTACATCGTTGTCACTTTCACTTTGTGTACAATAGTTTGCAGTTATTATTGCggaatattttgtattgtgatcatgttttgcaatgtaatgtatattcTATATTGTTTAATATATGCATAagatttcatttatatatacacatacatacattgcGCATTTCAGAATAGACTAAGGTGTGTATAGTCTGGATAACATAGTTAACATACATTTAGTTTGCCTGAGGGTAGATGCAGGCCTTCTGCAAAGGCATATGTTGCTACAGGTGATGGTGTGGTTAGGTACATACCGCCACTGTGACAAACACATGAGCCATTCATCTTATGCCAGTACAACTGGTTCAATGTCTCTGGATTCAATACTTTCAGTAACCATGTGCAGCAATTATTCTGTGATGTCTATTAATCTCATGATGtcttaaaagtgtttttaaaggGCTGAATATGCTTCCTGCTTGTGTCGTTAACACTTGACACtaaaatactgacaaaaagGTGGACATCACTCAAAAGCTCTCAAGGAGTGGCAGTGATTATATGGGCGTAGTCCTGCTCAAAAGAAGATCAGCTTGGGTCTTGAGGAAGTTCCCCTTGCGTTTTTCTTCAGGGTTGACTCAAAGCCTACgcatatgtatattatatatctgCTGTCTCCAtttctgggcaccacactacAGAAAAGTACAGACAGAAGCAACAACTTTGGTTTTGACTATCAGAGAACATaagtatataaatgtatttaccatcagtcgttttttttttttttttcttcaaaaaaatggCATGATCATTTCGTAAGAGTTTAATAATAAGAAGCCCAGGCACCCACCCTTACACTGGAAACATAAATCTGAAATGACACTGCTTTTTATAATATGAAATTGTTATACACAGTGAGCCAGAGTGGGATGTGCAATGAAGTGATCAGGATTTTGATATTGATTATATATAACATGTATGCAAAATATAGGCATGTATGTCTTGTAACTGCATGTGCTCTCTCAACAGAAAGAGGATTTGAAGACCACGAGTATTTAGTGGAGCCTTTGTCTGCATGGACACgagacagtgaaaacaaaattgtttttctggAGAGGCCGGATAAGTACGCTGTTTTCAAGAACCCTCAGGTAAACAATATATTCGGCAAAAGGACGGCAGGaagatagagagaaaaaagagacaaagcaGGAGAGAGATGTGGGTTTGTCATGTAGCTCCGAAATAGAACACAGGTGCACAGCGAGCGTGTTAAAGGCAAACGTATAACAGGTAACATCTGTGAAAAGGCCTTATCACCTCATCAAAAGACGGAACAATGAACTCAAACCTGTTTTCAAGTGCGTGGAATGTTTCAGAAAACCAtgttagaaaaagaaaatttgagAAATTTGCTCGCTGACCAACGGAGATCACCATATCTCTGAAGGCCAGGAACGTGCGGCGATGTTAAAAGCTCCACATCGTATTTAAATATTGAGCAAGCGGTGTTCTGCGTCCGTCTTAGCAACCTGGGATTCAGCTACTGTTGTGATGCAAACACAGAACGGTCTGTCTCGTCGTCCTCAGcacctgtgtgtttacatcaaCAAAACCATTATCTTGATGTGCAGCGGCCCGTATGTGAAAGGAAAAACTAAGTGTATGACTTCATCGAACTTTATTATAGCAGTTTGAGTGGAGATAAACTGataatgcattttcagaataaCAGCTGTAAGTTCCTTGTAAGAAAATATAGCAGATGGTGGCTGTTCTCTTTTCCTGGCCAGGTGTCCTTATTGCAGGGTGGAactcattttcctctctccttttacGAATTAATCATCGTAGTAATGTCTGCAGTTTGGTGCCTTTCTTTATGGTCTTATTCCACGTACAGGGAATTGTTCTACACAGAGGTCAATACAAATGCTTTTACAAAGCAGTACAAAATAATATGAAGTTAAAAATCGATTTAATGCTTTGTTACAACACAAAGACTTATAATAATGTCATTGACATGTTGACAAAGAAGTGCATGGCTATCATACATTCGCCTGCTACAGTGCCACAGCTCTATTCCCTGAGAGGCTGTAAGGacactgttttgtgtttaagaagataaaagtctgaaaaagagagatggatgaAACAGTGCTGTGAAACAGTGCTGACACAGAGGCCACACTCTCTGGATCTTTATAATACTAACTAAATAATTATTGTGCCTggtacatatttttacacattttttcacatttttctctattgtctgtctttccctctaGAACTACTATCTTTGGAAGAAAGATAAAAATGCTCTGAAGGAcatgaaagacagagacaaagagtcTCTTTTGGTGGTGAGTTGTAAATCCAGGCCCTCTAACGAGGAGTGGAGTGAGAGAACTCCTTTTGGGATTAGGCTCTAATTTAATGCTCTACAATGAAACATATCttgcaaattttgttttatataaattttaatttctgttttttggatgTTAATGCTACCCTGCATTATGTGAGGGTTTTCGGTGTTTGTTAGATATGCTTTAATaattctgtatgtatgttttctgttaGATGTATCTTCTGCTTTTGCAGTCGGACCAGATTAATTGGATCCCAGACCCCACTATATGTAGCACAATGGCATGGATATCACTATCAAAGAATTTGGAACAGATTGATGATGGCAACTGATTGGTAATTGATTTATCGTGTTCTGTAACTATAGGAGAATTTCTGCAGAGCTTCCATCATTGTGCCAGACCTTGAAGGAGCTCTTTTTCTGAAGGAGGATGGGAAGAAGTCCTGGAAACGTCGATACTTTCTGCTGCGGGCCTCTGGAATTTATTACGTGCCCAAAGGAAAGACTAAGGTCAGAAGTCAGCGCGCTCTTAATTTGGCACAAGATGATCATTCCTGCCTTGTTATTTCCATTAATGTTGCATTTGTATCATCAGATATCATTGATATTCCTGTTACCATAAGCGATAATAAATACACTCATTCATTGTCATGAATATTCTGGTGTGTGTTCTGCAACATATTGAATGATCAAGTTTTAGCATAATAGTTCATATGACTGAAAGTCATTCACACTAAGCTGTAATTTAAGAGAGACTTCCAAAAGGTAGtcaaaactgaaaggttgctggttcgattccccgctgtggcactgctgctgtacccttgggtaaggtacttaaccaacaattgcctcagtaaacatccagctgcatagctggataacattgttacaaaaaaaactgtaactgatgtaagttgctctggataagagtgcctgctaaatgccagtcaTGAAAGACTTACTTGTTATGTCACGCATCAGTGGCACCAGCAGCGTCTCCTTCCCTGAGCCACTGAGCAACATATCACGTTGAACTTGACCTGGGGCCTCATggattttgattggttcactCTCTCCCCTTGTAGTCCTCGAGTGACCTAGCGTGCTTCATACAGTTTGACAACGTGAACGTCTACTACGGCATGGAGTACAAAAACAAGTTCAAAGCACCAACAGAGTTCTGTTTCGTCCTCAAGGTAAGGTCAGGTTGCTAGTCACATGACCGTTGGGCTGTGCAATGGTGCCACGGTTTGTCTGTATTGATTGAACTCTTAGCTCTTAACTATTGTCATTCATCCAGAGAAGGAATGCAATACTGTAGGGGacaagaagaaaatgaagaagtTTTACACTGCCATAACAGCACATTTTAAGTGTTGGCCACAGAAGACATATTAAAATACAAGGCTAAACAGTGTGAAACTTTAgttatgtgtgttttggggaagTCTTACCGTAGAGTGCAGACAGTAAGTGATTCAAGGATGATACACACTTACGCAGCAATATTTTAAGCAATGAAAGCCTCTTTCACCAGTATGTATGTGAGGAAGAATAATAATTGGCAATTCAAAGTGTTAAGCCTGAACGGGAAGATGTATTCTTCAGTAACTTAAAGCCATTATGTTAAAGCATAGATTTGATGTGTGTGCTCTGCTTGTCATGATAGTATGGAGTTGATATATGCAGGATGACTTAATTTGTTATCgtcacagtgacacacatgTAAAGAATAGCACATTTTCAGAGCTGAAGAAGGCAGCTCTTGAATCCTGAATACAATGCCAGAGTCAGAGTACATTAGCTTGCAAATGAGCCATAGAGGGCCTCACATGAGGTGGCTGTCACTGCTGTATATAAATGTACTTCATCAGAGCTTCACAGTTGTGGTTAGCACATCTGAATGACTGTGCAAGGCTCATCATATGGCATCCCATCTCGGCTTTGACGTAAAACCGCTGTAGCGCCTTTAGAGCACTTTGCAGTGAAGAGAGGGCTGACTCATTTCTGCCACCACTAATGTGTAGCAACCATTTGGGTGAGGTGTGACACTAACTCACCAGCTGAGGTGATGGTTTCTAGGGATTGATAAGACTGAGACAGTGAGATGGAGACTTTGACCAGTGCACCCTGGAACACCTAACTTTTTTGCTGCCCAAAGTGCTGCCTGTCAGGAATTTGATCTGAATGCCGACTAGTCAAATTCCACTTGAGGCAGGCATCATTGTGAAAAGCTCACCCTagaattttgtgaaattaattttgaagcAGCCACCACACAAATTGGCgatttttataaatgaaagaGCTACAACAACATGTTGTAACATCAATATTGAAAGGGCCACAAACTGTGCTTGTGTCACAAAGGCTAGCAGGTAATCTATTGTGTCAGGTTACTGATTTGGACCTTTCTGCTCCAGCACCCTCAGATCCAGAAGGAGTCCCAGTACATCAGATACCTGTGCTGTGACGATCAGTGGACGATGACCCTCTGGGTGACCAGCATCCGAATTGCCAAGGTgagccctgaaaaaaaaaaaaaaaaaaaaaagactgaaactACAGTTGTGAGGTTTAGAATCTACAAAGTCCAGTGAcatttgcacagctgaaaaTAACTTAGTAACTCTGTACAGCATTTTAGCAAGGATAAGACAAACGCTTCTCTGAAATGAGGGGCACCTGCTCTAATAGGCAGACGATGACCATGTTATTTGTAGCCATGTGAGGtgagtgcttttgttttcccatcaGTATGGCACGACACTGTATGAAAACTACAAGGCTGCCCTGAGGAAAGCCCCTGGGACTTCGGTATGGACGAACCGCACTGTTTCCACCCCCTCAGTACCCTCCCCCGCCCCAAAAGGTGAGAGGAGCCACATGCCTGTACTCTTATGGTTTCAATGCTAAAAAAACACCTTGCACAAAGTAGATTAAATGATGTGGTTGCCATGCAACCAAACTATTCCCTTCTTAGGGAAACTGTAATGATTCTCGATTCATTGTATGTCATAATCAATAAGTTgctgagttaaaaaaaaaaaaatctggttgGTGGAGAGAAACAGACCTTTTGTAATAAAGTGAAATGCTAGTGTGTGTAATTTCTGTGGAGTAAGTGATTTAATATGCCTTTCTCTATTTTCCCAGCTAAAGCTGCCAATGGACATGGTCCCCAGGCCCCATTACAACCCACACCTGTCACCACTATCATTTCTGAGGCTCAGGTATGAGAAGGCTATGACAACTcctttttatttacatactgtaggtCCATGTTACCAAGGGTGAACTTAAGAAATTATAATCAGGTCTGCTTGAAGATACAGTAATATGAATCACATCCGTTTCAGGTGCAGTGATTGCAGCAgatttttggtcatttttatatATCACACCATGTAACCTGTTGAAAGAAAGCTGTAAAACAGAATCTTACAGGGACTCAGTCAGTGTCACTAAGCAGATTTGCGGAACATAGGCATCGGTTTGCAAAGCTACGTACTCAGCCAAGCTGCTGTCTCGGCCAAAATTCTGAAGGAGTCACTGGGCTCTCTTTTGCATAAAATCATACAGAGTAAGTATAAAACATTACACAGCATGCATCCAGACAACAAGGCCACTGCTGCTAATATGAGCAGGGGTCGAGCAGATGCCTCTCAGACTCATTTGGTGAGCAGTTTGTTTGGCCGGAGGAATCTATGCGGAAGAGAGTGTTTGGAAACCCCCTGCCTGTAGCTGGCAGCGATCCTAGAATAGCAGAGTTTGTGAAGTGGTCATCGTTCTTGCTAAATTGGCTGACGGTGTCGACCCAGGCATCTGCTTCTGCCGTCTGTGTGCATTAAGGAGCAGTCTGAACAGGGCCTCTCTGAAGCACACACTGAACTGGAATAGATTACAACCACAGCTATGGTTAGGGGGCTCCATGACACAATAGAACAGGTGTTATGAGAtctttgaatatgaatatgaatgtgaacaTGAATAGGCTGCAGTGCTTCAGCCTTTTCCGTCtcagatttgaattttttttacagcatctACGCTTTCCTTGACGCTCAGATCGTATGAAAATAGGTTTAATAATAAATCTAAATAGATGTCAaagattattttgattttaatttgtgtttttgtgtgtttaaaagGATCACCATGGTAATGAGGCCACTCCGTCTTCGTGGAGGCCTACAGCTGCCGCAGAAACGGTCCGGCCACCCACGCTGCCTAATGCTGCTGTGTTcccgccgcccccgccgccAGCCTCCGCCAGCCCTGTGCCCTCACCCAGAATGGTCAAACGCCCCCCTGCCGGCGCTCATCAACACTGtgacacccctcctcccccacccccagaggactacctgccccctcctccagacgacttccTAGAGCCGCCCCCAGACTTcgttccccctccccctccaggcTATAGGCTGAACCCGGCAGCGTGCAGGGACATTCCCCCTGCTAGACCGCCACCCCCTGGGACTTCAGCCAGCCCGGTTCCCGCCCAGAGGAAAATACCCCCGCCTCCTCCCAAGAGGACGACACCTGTTGCAACAGCAACCTCTGGGGGTAACATGTCATAAGTTTCAGACGCTATGAAGAAACAACAGAATAGTATTCGAAAATGACTGGACGTATCCCGGTCATGTCATGACCAagtggtttatttatttgttcatgtcACATTCATGTCATATTTCAATGATCTCTGAGGCCTGCAAAATACAACAAAGATTGGTATTATGTATTTTGTTATGGAAACGGTGAGATCTGAATTCTAACTGTCTTTAATAGAGCCTAAGATAATCACTGAACTATACTAGAGTGATAGTGTGATTCGGGCAATTTGGTATGTTTACATATagaatataaacacacatttaatgttAAGTTTTTTGCAAAAGACTGTCTTCTAGATATCCTGTTGGATCCAAAGCCAGAATGCTTTTCATCCTGCCGGTAATTGTGAACACCGTTGTCCACTGAATactggtgaacactgagagtgTTGTCCTCGCTCATCGAAGGATTGACTCCTTTGTATATAATGAACAATGCTGGCCAGAGGGTGTATTAACTGCTTGATATATTAACTTTTTGAGTGAAAATGTGTTCTTGTCTTATTGTAAAATCTTGACTGtaacaattttatttatatttatagaaGTGATACAACtccacacaacaaaacacaattcAGAATACCAGTGTACCTGATCCATGTTAATTTCTCTGCACTGACTATCAGTAATAAT
Encoded proteins:
- the LOC118771533 gene encoding amyloid beta A4 precursor protein-binding family B member 1-interacting protein-like, which produces MDDIDAMFSEMLGEMDLLTQSLGLETLPPELPSSSHQERNFSIGFTDLNESLNELEDKDLDALMADLVADLNNTEEKLTASKSTPSQAQLDPPSLPPPLKDCAPSALPAPPSTIIPTPAPPAASFQAPPPPQPSKSLPPEEIEAQAKSDKIKLALEKLKEAKVKKLVIKVLMNDGSSKTLMVDERQTVRDVLDNLFEKTHCDCGVDWTLYETNPELQIERGFEDHEYLVEPLSAWTRDSENKIVFLERPDKYAVFKNPQNYYLWKKDKNALKDMKDRDKESLLVENFCRASIIVPDLEGALFLKEDGKKSWKRRYFLLRASGIYYVPKGKTKSSSDLACFIQFDNVNVYYGMEYKNKFKAPTEFCFVLKHPQIQKESQYIRYLCCDDQWTMTLWVTSIRIAKYGTTLYENYKAALRKAPGTSVWTNRTVSTPSVPSPAPKAKAANGHGPQAPLQPTPVTTIISEAQDHHGNEATPSSWRPTAAAETVRPPTLPNAAVFPPPPPPASASPVPSPRMVKRPPAGAHQHCDTPPPPPPEDYLPPPPDDFLEPPPDFVPPPPPGYRLNPAACRDIPPARPPPPGTSASPVPAQRKIPPPPPKRTTPVATATSGGNMS